CGGCGAGAAGACGATGTACATCAAGGAGAACGATAACATCTTCCTGGTCATTTACGGCGAGGAGGTCATCGAGGTGGAAGTGGCCACAACCGTGGAACTCAAGGTTGTCAAGACCGACCCGGGGGTCCGGGGTGACACCGCTTCCGGAGGAAGCAAGCCGGCCACGCTGGAGACAGGCCTGGTGGTGCAGGTGCCTTTTTTCATCAATGAGGGCGATATTTTAAGAATCGACACACGTACGGGTAATTATCTGGAGCGGGCCTGATTTCTGACGGGCTGCTTGCCAGTTTGTTACGTTTTTTTCCATCATATTGATTATCGTTACCGGTTCTGTTATCATACTTAAGACAGACGGTTGCCGGAAGGCAGAAGAAGTCTGCCGGGGTAAAGGATGCTGTCAGTATATGTAGTCATTTTGGTGAAATAATATAGTTGTGCTGTGCCTGTCGGGTGCCGATATCATTCCAAGATGGGAGGAAGGTCCAAATGCATGAAATAAAGACAAAGGTGGGTTACATCCGGGGTTTGATTGATGGTCTGGGGCTTGATGAGTCCAAAAAAGAGGGGCGCGTCATGGTTCATATCGCCGATGCCCTGGAACAGATCTCCGACAAATTGCTGGATCTGGAAGCGGGGTACGATGATCTGGTGGATTACCTGGAGGCTGTTGACGAAGACCTCATGGAACTGGAAGATGATTATTATGAAGAAGATGATGAATACACCGATGAGGTCCTGTCGGACGGGTTTCATTTCGAGTGCCCCAACTGCGGTGAGATGATTTTTGTCCATGACGATGTCCTCGATGAAGAAGATGATCTTGAAATATTATGCCCCAATTGCGGGGAAGTTGTTCTTATCAACGAGTGGGATGATGACTTTGATGAGGAGGAAAATGGGGAGATCACTTTTGATGAAGAAATAATCGATGAAAACGAATAAATGGAATCACTGACATCATGAAGTCAAGCATATTGCATGTTCCCATGACCGGAATCCCCCGTTTGCGGGGGATTCTGTTATCCTGATCTGCATGTGGCCCATGGCCCTTTGTTTTCGTTCAGCGGGCGGCTGCCGGCAAACTGGCGGGAATAATGGCGAAAAAAATCAGCCCATCGGGCTTCTTCCGCTGCCGGGAATGGAATTGGCCGCTGTCCTTTTCTTGTGGCGGGCATTATTTTGTATCTGCATCCGCGGGGGTGAAATGCACACCCGCTTCCTTCGTTTCAATTCTACATGATCCTTTCTTTTCTGCTTTCTTCCAAAGCATAAATGGCAGCTGGATAGAATATTTATGAAAAAAAGAGTGAGGCAGAAGATGTTCCGAAAAGTGGTTGCCGAGCAGCTTATTCCGCTGCTGTCACCTTCCTTGCGGGATCTCCTTGCCGGAGTGGAGCCGATCCTGTGGAACAGGGTTGAGGAAATCCGCCTGCGTGAGAGGCGGCCGCTGGCTTTGAACTGGAGCGGGGGGGAGGCCTTGCTGGAAAAGAGCGGCCGGGCAGTTTCCCCCGACGAAGCCGAAAAAGCTTACATTGTCAGCCGCAGCGACATGGAGAAGACGCTGCAGTTGATCAGCAAGTGTTCGCTATATGCTTTCGAGGAGGAGCTACGGCGGGGCTACCTGACCGTTCCGGGAGGCCACCGTATCGGGCTATGCGGACAGGCGGTGATGGAACGGGGACAGATCAAATTTCTTCACTATATAGGGAGCCTCAATTTCCGTATTGCCCGGCAGATCAGGGGGGTGGGTATGAAGGTGATCCCCTTTCTGATGGACAGGGTGCCTGCCGACTCCATGGCACGGGGAAGCGGGAAAAGTTACGGACAGGCGGGGGCGGATGGCAGGGCCGCGGTACATCATACATTGATCATCTCCCCTCCGCAAGGGGGGAAGACCACCTTGTTGCGCGATCTGGCCCGCTGTTTGAGCAGCGGCTTGCCGGAAAAAGGCCTGACGGGGTACAAGATCGGGCTGGTGGATGAACGTTCAGAAATTGCGGGATGTTACGAGGGGGTCCCTCAGATGGATGTGGGGGCCAGAACCGATGTCCTTGACAGCGCTCCGAAAGCCGAGGGAATGATGTTACTGCTGCGGTCCATGTCTCCGGAAATAATCATCACCGATGAAATCGGACGGGAAGAGGACGCGGAAGCAATCGAGGAAGTTATCAATGCCGGTATAACGGTGATTACCTCCGCCCATGCGGCTCATCCCGGGGAACTTTCAAGGCGGCCAAGCCTGCAGCGGATGCTCGGGCAGGGTGTTTTTCGCCGCATCGTGGTCCTGGGAAGAAGTTGTGGTGTGGGAACGGTGGAGAAAATCATTGATCCGGTTACGGACAGGGTGGTTTTCAGGCAATGAGCGGATGGATCTTCAAACTGTGTGGCGCGCTGTGCGTTGTGTCGGCATGCTACCTTTGGGGCGAATTCAAGGCGAGAAGCTTTACCGTGCACCTGCAACAGTTGCAACAATTTCGCCAGGCGTTCAATCTGCTCTCGGCCGAGATTTCATATACGGGCACGCCGCTGCCGGCCGCCTTCAAAAATATCAGTGCGCGGATCGGCGGGGCGGTGGGGAATATTTTCGAGGAGGCAGCAGAACGGATTCTTGCCGGGGGAGACGTCAGCGCCGGGGAAGCATGGCGGGAAGCTGTCAGTGATACTTTTCCCCGTCTGTCCATCAGTCAGGATGATCGGCGCATCATCGGGCAGCTGGGGGCTTCGCTGGGGATGGTGGACAGGGAGGGGCAGATCAAGCAGATCGGTTTGGTCCTCAGCCTCCTGGAAGATGCCTTGCAAGATGCACATGAAAAACGTCAGCGCAACGAGCGAATGTGGCGTTACCTGGGCCTGCTGGGTGGATTGATGCTGGTGATCATTTTTATTTAAGGTGGGAACGGGATCTCTTTCGAGGAGGGGAAACATGGGAGGAGTCAATATTGATCTGTTGTTCAGGATAGCGGGTATCGGGATTTTCATCTCCGTTTTGAACATTGTCCTGAAGCAGGCCGAGAAACAGGAACAGGCTCAGATGTTGACCCTGGTGGGAGTGGTCATCGTTTTGCTCATGGTTCTGCAACTGATCAACGAGCTTTTTCAGACGATGAAGACCATATTCAACCTTTTCTGAGAGTGTGAAAGATCATGGAAATAGTACAAGTAGTCGGGTTGGGCCTGCTGACCATGGTTCTGGTTGTCATCATCAGGGAATACCGGCCGGAAATAGCCATCCAGGTTGCCATAGCCGGAAGCCTGATCATTATCTTGCTCGTCATCATGCAGGTAGCTTCCATTGTCCAGGTTATCACCGATATTTCGGTGGGGGCGGGGATGAATCTCATCTATCTTCAGTCGCTGCTGCGGATCATAGGCATTGCCTTTATCGCCGAATTTGGCGCCCAGGTTTGCCGCGATGCCGGTGCCGCGAGCATCGCTTCCAAGATAGATTTTGCCGCCAAGGTGATCATTCTGGTTATCGCTATCCCCATCGTGCTGGCGGTAATTGAAAGTATCATGTTGCTGGTGCCCTAGGTTCCTGAAGCCGGCAAAGGGGACGGCAGCGGTGCGATGACCGGCGGAAACTATTTTTCTCAAGGAAAGGAGGTTTTGCCGGGTGCATCACGAGAGGGAAAACCGCTTGCGGTCATTCTTGCTGATCGGCTTCATGGTTCTCGTTATTGCGGCCCTGGTATTTTTCCCCTTGCGCACCCGGGCACAGGAGGAGATCGGCGGGGAAATGGAAGAACGCGCCGGGGTTGTCGACCTTGAATTCATGGGAGATTACTGGAGGGAGGTGGAACAGGAGGCAGGGGAATATTTTCCGGAAATCCACTGGTACGATGCTCTTGCATGGTTCAAACCCGGGGGCGGCGGGCCTGATCTGCGTGAGATCCCCGGCGGCCTGATGCGTTTTCTGTTCAAGGAGGTTTTGCTGAATGTCCAATTTTTGGGCAAACTGCTGGTTCTGGCTGTCGGCGCTGCTTTTCTCAAAAATCTTGAAACTGCCTTTGAGAGCAGAAACGTGGCCTGGGTAACCAGAGGGGTAATCCTGCTGGTGTTGATTGCACTGATCTTGCCCGGTTTCATGGCGGCGATGGAGCTGGCCAGAGATACGGTCAACAATATGGTTGATTTCATCCTCTCCCTGGTTCCGGTGCTGATTGTTCTGCTCTCCTCCCTGGGAAGTTTTTCGGCAGCGAAACTTTTCCAGCCGGCGGTGATATTCGGCGTCAACTTTTTCAGTGCGGCGATCAGAAATTTTGTCTTCCCGTTGATATTTTTCAGCACCGTTCTGGCACTGGTGCACACCATTTCGCCCCGGTTGAGGGTGGATGGGCTGGCCAAATTTTTTCGCGATATCTGTTCCTGGGCTCTGGGATTGATATTGGTTCTATTTATCACCCTTGTATGTGTGAAGGGGTTGACCGGTATGGTGGGCGATGCCGTCACGCTCAAAACGGCCAAATACCTTAGCAGCACGTTCATTCCGGTCATCGGCAAGGTCCTTTCCGATGCTGCCGAGACAGTGGTGGGGACAACGCTTCTTTTCAAGAACAGCGCTGCCCTGTCGGGCATCATCATCCTGATCATGCTGGCCCTGTTCCCTCTCCTGAAAATGTTTGTTCTTTTTTTTATTTATCGGATGGCGGCGGTAATGGTGCAGATCGTCGGGGAATCGAACCTGGGTGACTGTCTGAACGCCATGGGCGATGGCCTGATGCTCGTCATCGCCTCGCTGGCCGGGGCCACACTGGTTTTTTTCATCGCGGTTGTGGTCATCGTTGCCGCCGGCAATCTGAGCATCGTGATGAGATAAGCCGGGACATGACGGTGGCATGTGGGCGTGGCAAATCATCTTGCCGGGGCGGGCATTGTCCGGCGGGATGGAGTGAGGGCGGAATTCATGCTGGAAATAATGGGAGATCTGGTCAGAACGCTGGTCCTTATCGCCATGGTCGGCATCGTCCTTGACATGCTTGTTCCGGAGGACGATTATCGCCGTTACCTGAGAATGGTGATCGGCCTGCTCATCCTGCTCATGGTTATCAAGGCCATATCCGGGTTTCTCGGCCGGGATTTCAGCGATGTTTTTGCATCGGCGAAATGGAATGTAGCCGACAACGAGGTGGAAGCAGTGGCCGAGCAGGGGCAGCTTCTGCTGGAGGAGAACAGGCGGATAGCGGTGCGTGAATGTCAGAAGATGCTGTGCGATTACCTGAGAGAACAGGTTGCCGATTGGGAGGGCTGGGAATTGGCCGATCTGGAAATTGTCTTTGATCAAAATGCGGCGAAGGAAAGATGGCCCCACCGCCAGCCCCAGAACATTTTCGAACAGTTTGAAAATATCAGCCTGGTCAAGGTTTTTTTGACCGTGCCGGGCGCCGATGATGGACGGGTGGAAGATGTGAATGGCGGGATCAGGATCGAGGCGATACCGCCTGTCATTATCGGTGGAGGGCCAGAAGAAGACGTTGTTTCCGCGGAACCGGCCGACGACGATGCGGCCGTTGTCACACTGCAACCTTTGCAGAAACGCATCGCCGATTTGTTGCAAATCTCGCCGGCAAAGGTGGAGATCGTGACAACTGACCGGAACGACGGGTAGCTTTCGATCTGATTTTCGATCTTTGATCACGGAGAGGGGTGAACGCGATGAACATCGGTCAGCGGATCCGGGCAGCTTTTTTTATCGAGGGTGACGGGATGAAAAAGAAATTGAACAGAGGGCTGCTTATCCTTCTGGTCGTCGGTATCGGCATTTTACTTTTTGGTTCTTTCTTCAAATCTTCGCATGGAACCGGAAAAACTTCTTCGGAGAGCCGGACCCGCGAAGCGGCTGCTGTCCCGGGGCCGGGTGGGGTTGGGATCGAGCGGGAGATAGCCAATATTCTCAACAAAATAGAAGGGATCAGCCATGCTGCTGTCTTTCTGACCATGGAATCGGGGCCGGAGTTGGTCCTTGCAGATTATCGCGAAGGTTCCGAACGTGAGACCAGCGAAGAGGACAGCGATGGCGGATCGCGTGAAATCAGCGAAAAAAATTGGAAGGATGATTATGTTATCTTGCAAGAGGCGGGAGGTGGGGAGAGGCCGCTGGTGATACTTGAACGGAAGGAACAATATCGGGGGGCGCTGGTCGTGGCCCGGGGGGTGGAGGATACGCGCCTGAAGGCCCAGGTAACCGAGGCCATGAGCTCCTTGTTGGGGTTGCCGTCACATCGAATCGTGGTTCTACCGCATGATTGACCATTTCCGGATAGAAGGTTTTTGAATAATTCAGGCATGTGGGTGCATATCAATTAAGTGGCCGGGCCTGTCCCGTCCCGGAAAGGATCGTAACAAAACCATTACCCCAAGGAGTTGATAACCTTGAAAAAAGCCCTATGGATCGTCGCCCTGATAGTTCTGGCCGGAATCACCTATGTTGTGGTTTCCGGACTGCATCTGGAGATGAAAAACATTGAAGTTATCGGGGGCGAGCAGGAGAAAGAGGTTGAGAAGGAGGATATGGATCTGCTTTCAAAATTGGAGGAGAATGTTGATCCGGAGATCGATGATACCGCCGCCTTTTTTGCCGAATATCGCATGGAGCGGGGCAGGGTGCGGGCACAGGAAAAAGAGCTGCTGGAAGAATTGATCAACAATGTCAAGGCCAGTGAAAATTCACGTCGTGAGGCGGAAGAAAGATTGCTTGCCCTTGCGGAGCTGATGGAGAAGGAACTGCTGCTGGAAAACATGGTCAAGGCTCAGGGGTTTGATGATGCGCTCTTTTTTTACCGTGACGGCAGGGCTACGGTAATGGTCAGAAGCGAAGGAATGAGCGAAATAGAGACTGCTCTTGTTGTTGATGCCGCTTCCGGCGTGGTGGGTGTGGAGCCCGAAGCCGTGCAGGTGTTGATGAGGTACTGAGCAGGCCTGTCCCGGGATTCTTTGGTCGCCTCCGGCTTTCTCCCCATCCCTGTTGTTCCAGGCAAGCGGTTTTTTAGGAATTTTCTAGCCTTATGCCTGGTGGGAAAAGAAATGCCAAAACGCCAACGCTGTTGGTAAGCACAGCGCAGCGAGGAATCTCGGGTACTGGCAAGCACTACTCTTGATGATGGCGATGGTGGGTGGTGT
This sequence is a window from Bacillota bacterium. Protein-coding genes within it:
- a CDS encoding AraC family transcriptional regulator gives rise to the protein MHEIKTKVGYIRGLIDGLGLDESKKEGRVMVHIADALEQISDKLLDLEAGYDDLVDYLEAVDEDLMELEDDYYEEDDEYTDEVLSDGFHFECPNCGEMIFVHDDVLDEEDDLEILCPNCGEVVLINEWDDDFDEEENGEITFDEEIIDENE
- the spoIIIAC gene encoding stage III sporulation protein AC, whose product is MGGVNIDLLFRIAGIGIFISVLNIVLKQAEKQEQAQMLTLVGVVIVLLMVLQLINELFQTMKTIFNLF
- a CDS encoding stage III sporulation protein AA, with translation MFRKVVAEQLIPLLSPSLRDLLAGVEPILWNRVEEIRLRERRPLALNWSGGEALLEKSGRAVSPDEAEKAYIVSRSDMEKTLQLISKCSLYAFEEELRRGYLTVPGGHRIGLCGQAVMERGQIKFLHYIGSLNFRIARQIRGVGMKVIPFLMDRVPADSMARGSGKSYGQAGADGRAAVHHTLIISPPQGGKTTLLRDLARCLSSGLPEKGLTGYKIGLVDERSEIAGCYEGVPQMDVGARTDVLDSAPKAEGMMLLLRSMSPEIIITDEIGREEDAEAIEEVINAGITVITSAHAAHPGELSRRPSLQRMLGQGVFRRIVVLGRSCGVGTVEKIIDPVTDRVVFRQ
- the spoIIIAE gene encoding stage III sporulation protein AE; the protein is MHHERENRLRSFLLIGFMVLVIAALVFFPLRTRAQEEIGGEMEERAGVVDLEFMGDYWREVEQEAGEYFPEIHWYDALAWFKPGGGGPDLREIPGGLMRFLFKEVLLNVQFLGKLLVLAVGAAFLKNLETAFESRNVAWVTRGVILLVLIALILPGFMAAMELARDTVNNMVDFILSLVPVLIVLLSSLGSFSAAKLFQPAVIFGVNFFSAAIRNFVFPLIFFSTVLALVHTISPRLRVDGLAKFFRDICSWALGLILVLFITLVCVKGLTGMVGDAVTLKTAKYLSSTFIPVIGKVLSDAAETVVGTTLLFKNSAALSGIIILIMLALFPLLKMFVLFFIYRMAAVMVQIVGESNLGDCLNAMGDGLMLVIASLAGATLVFFIAVVVIVAAGNLSIVMR
- a CDS encoding SpoIIIAH-like family protein, producing the protein MKKALWIVALIVLAGITYVVVSGLHLEMKNIEVIGGEQEKEVEKEDMDLLSKLEENVDPEIDDTAAFFAEYRMERGRVRAQEKELLEELINNVKASENSRREAEERLLALAELMEKELLLENMVKAQGFDDALFFYRDGRATVMVRSEGMSEIETALVVDAASGVVGVEPEAVQVLMRY
- the spoIIIAD gene encoding stage III sporulation protein AD; protein product: MEIVQVVGLGLLTMVLVVIIREYRPEIAIQVAIAGSLIIILLVIMQVASIVQVITDISVGAGMNLIYLQSLLRIIGIAFIAEFGAQVCRDAGAASIASKIDFAAKVIILVIAIPIVLAVIESIMLLVP
- a CDS encoding stage III sporulation protein AF, which encodes MANHLAGAGIVRRDGVRAEFMLEIMGDLVRTLVLIAMVGIVLDMLVPEDDYRRYLRMVIGLLILLMVIKAISGFLGRDFSDVFASAKWNVADNEVEAVAEQGQLLLEENRRIAVRECQKMLCDYLREQVADWEGWELADLEIVFDQNAAKERWPHRQPQNIFEQFENISLVKVFLTVPGADDGRVEDVNGGIRIEAIPPVIIGGGPEEDVVSAEPADDDAAVVTLQPLQKRIADLLQISPAKVEIVTTDRNDG